The Pyrodictium delaneyi genome contains a region encoding:
- a CDS encoding D-2-hydroxyacid dehydrogenase: MKHESRALHRGGGAVGFGLEITKLEKLRPCLEGARVLVTDPVDGLLLEALKAAGLEVDYRPGITRGELLVAIPGYDALVVRSRTKVDRVVIERAERLKVIARAGVGLDNIDVHAAHEHGIRVVNAPGAATQSVAELTIALLIAAARRLHESIELARKGIWKKVMGVELYGKTLAVIGFGRIGRRVTEIAKAIGMDIIAYDVVDISNYAEKLGVSVAHSLHDALAEADAVTLHVPLTPDTYHLMSWDEFRVMKRGAILVNTSRGAVVDSEALLWALEEGIVGAAALDVLEHEPPETEAERKLAAHPRVILTTHIGASTIEAQRRVAVETARKLIEALADARGC; this comes from the coding sequence TTGAAACACGAGAGCCGAGCTCTTCATAGAGGAGGTGGTGCCGTTGGATTCGGCCTTGAAATAACTAAGCTTGAAAAGCTGCGCCCATGCCTCGAGGGGGCACGTGTTCTCGTAACAGATCCTGTCGATGGGCTTCTCCTCGAGGCCTTGAAGGCAGCGGGTCTTGAGGTAGACTACCGGCCTGGAATAACACGAGGCGAACTCCTCGTAGCTATACCAGGGTACGATGCTTTAGTAGTGCGTAGCCGTACTAAAGTAGACCGAGTAGTCATAGAGAGAGCGGAAAGACTGAAAGTGATAGCACGTGCTGGAGTAGGCCTCGACAACATTGATGTTCATGCGGCTCACGAGCATGGCATAAGAGTAGTTAATGCTCCTGGTGCAGCTACACAGAGTGTAGCAGAACTAACAATCGCGTTGCTCATAGCAGCGGCTCGCCGGCTTCACGAATCAATAGAACTTGCCAGGAAAGGTATCTGGAAGAAAGTGATGGGTGTAGAACTGTACGGTAAAACGCTTGCTGTGATCGGCTTTGGTAGGATAGGGCGCCGCGTAACAGAGATAGCTAAAGCCATAGGTATGGATATAATAGCTTACGATGTTGTTGATATAAGTAATTACGCTGAAAAGCTTGGTGTCAGCGTGGCGCATAGCCTCCACGATGCACTAGCTGAAGCTGACGCCGTTACACTACATGTACCCCTAACGCCGGACACGTACCATCTCATGAGCTGGGACGAGTTCCGGGTTATGAAGCGTGGAGCGATACTAGTAAACACGAGCCGTGGAGCAGTTGTTGACAGCGAGGCGCTACTCTGGGCTCTCGAGGAAGGTATAGTTGGTGCAGCTGCTCTAGACGTGCTTGAGCACGAGCCTCCCGAAACCGAGGCAGAGAGGAAACTAGCTGCTCATCCGAGAGTCATACTGACGACGCATATTGGAGCCTCTACGATAGAGGCGCAGCGCCGCGTAGCCGTAGAAACAGCACGCAAGCTCATAGAAGCATTAGCTGATGCGAGAGGTTGCTAG
- a CDS encoding DUF5591 domain-containing protein, with protein sequence MTIEAVVPRHQLLENALLQSQQKPKTRFSIRKDEAGRLMPRHYNGVDPDLVGEKAFNHPSVRGWWSWLKERYQPENNIALITPCSSVKPYTRSPTSRKIRGLLRRLGLWDTIADKPRGIEWLYFSDLLILVPYERAEEYPACCYEVPPDIVLENTELSRVVTTLLAESMEALLGRGVNQVIVFLPRKHLRLWEEARSKAAKWPREHRVTYTLFSTKSLGDAIINVIETD encoded by the coding sequence GTGACTATTGAGGCTGTTGTGCCGAGGCACCAACTACTAGAAAATGCGTTATTACAGTCCCAGCAAAAGCCTAAGACAAGATTCAGTATACGCAAGGATGAGGCTGGCCGTCTTATGCCCCGTCACTATAATGGTGTAGATCCTGACCTAGTAGGGGAAAAGGCGTTCAATCATCCCAGTGTAAGGGGGTGGTGGAGTTGGCTAAAGGAGAGATATCAGCCAGAAAATAATATAGCTCTCATAACTCCTTGTAGTAGTGTAAAACCGTATACTCGCTCGCCCACGTCACGGAAGATACGTGGGCTCCTCCGGCGCCTCGGCCTCTGGGATACCATAGCAGACAAACCTAGAGGTATTGAGTGGCTGTACTTCTCGGATCTTTTGATACTAGTGCCTTACGAGCGTGCTGAAGAATATCCAGCTTGTTGCTATGAGGTTCCTCCAGATATAGTATTGGAGAACACAGAGCTAAGCAGGGTGGTAACAACGCTGTTGGCCGAATCTATGGAAGCACTTCTTGGGCGTGGGGTAAACCAAGTAATAGTATTTCTGCCTCGGAAACATCTAAGACTATGGGAGGAAGCTCGGTCAAAAGCAGCAAAGTGGCCTCGTGAACATCGTGTAACATACACACTATTCTCGACAAAGAGCCTAGGCGATGCAATAATAAATGTGATCGAAACCGATTAA
- the crcB gene encoding fluoride efflux transporter CrcB, with protein MLREAVLVAVGGAAGAVARWLLSKAIQKGYVFPIGTLVVNVFGSVLLGFVMASASMYGVFSRDQRLILATGFAGGFTTFSTFMYESFWLLREYQPLYMLIYVAVSIMLGLLGIYLGFILANLVYGRAAMATP; from the coding sequence GTGCTGCGCGAAGCAGTCCTTGTGGCAGTTGGTGGCGCAGCTGGAGCTGTTGCAAGATGGCTATTATCCAAAGCTATACAGAAAGGCTACGTGTTCCCCATAGGCACACTTGTCGTAAATGTGTTTGGCTCGGTCCTCCTAGGTTTTGTAATGGCTTCGGCAAGCATGTACGGTGTATTTTCGCGGGATCAGAGGCTCATCTTAGCCACCGGCTTCGCGGGTGGATTCACAACGTTCTCAACCTTTATGTATGAAAGCTTCTGGCTCCTAAGAGAGTATCAGCCACTCTACATGCTTATCTACGTGGCTGTGAGTATTATGTTAGGCCTTCTCGGTATATACCTGGGCTTCATACTTGCTAACCTGGTGTATGGGCGTGCAGCAATGGCTACGCCTTAG
- a CDS encoding radical SAM protein, whose protein sequence is MAWSWKWRSPSILLEGAERFERVEIPVYRSTGGPLFKTLLSSGCRMDCRYCPFASGTRTPREMWHRSKLVRVFLEAYRRGLVRGLFLSSGFYGDPERVSLDLVEVAEELRRRGYKGYIHLRLMPGTPSWVIREALRVANRVGLNLEAPGPSFFAEIAPSKGGWNLDLLSRLLYAASVTRYPSHVDTQFVLGASGESDLDVLKLVEYLVGSGVGRIHFSPYTPVPGTALARVRRRPTPLWRSRQLYEAETLIRDYGFRLRDLEPLLDDEGNIPPSLVSLKRRLAQAHPEWFPVDPETASLWELLRVPGIGPRRARRIIAARARGELSLHVLRRLLGSGWRIAQRYLDLSSLGTGTLDSYT, encoded by the coding sequence ATGGCGTGGAGCTGGAAGTGGCGGAGCCCTAGCATACTCTTGGAAGGAGCCGAGCGATTCGAACGTGTCGAGATTCCGGTCTACCGTAGTACTGGCGGCCCCCTCTTCAAGACACTCTTGAGCAGTGGTTGTCGTATGGATTGTCGTTATTGTCCCTTTGCAAGTGGTACGAGAACGCCTAGGGAGATGTGGCACCGTAGTAAGCTGGTACGAGTCTTCCTAGAAGCCTATCGTCGGGGGCTTGTCCGTGGACTGTTTCTCAGTAGCGGATTCTACGGCGACCCGGAGCGTGTCAGCCTCGACCTAGTGGAGGTTGCTGAGGAACTTCGGCGCCGCGGCTACAAGGGGTACATCCACCTTCGTCTGATGCCTGGAACCCCGAGCTGGGTGATACGAGAAGCGCTTCGCGTAGCAAACCGCGTCGGTTTGAACTTAGAAGCACCTGGGCCGAGCTTCTTCGCCGAGATCGCGCCGAGTAAGGGTGGCTGGAACCTTGATCTCCTAAGCCGCCTTCTATATGCAGCCTCGGTAACCCGGTACCCGAGCCATGTAGACACGCAGTTCGTCCTAGGGGCGTCCGGTGAGAGTGATCTCGACGTGCTCAAGCTTGTAGAGTATCTCGTTGGCTCGGGTGTTGGTCGTATACATTTTAGTCCCTATACCCCAGTGCCGGGCACAGCCCTGGCCCGGGTGCGGCGTAGGCCAACTCCGCTCTGGAGGAGCCGACAGCTCTACGAAGCTGAGACCTTGATACGCGACTATGGCTTCCGGCTGCGCGACTTAGAACCTCTTCTAGACGACGAGGGCAACATTCCGCCGTCTTTGGTGTCGCTGAAGAGGCGGCTAGCCCAAGCGCATCCTGAGTGGTTCCCCGTGGACCCAGAGACAGCTAGCCTATGGGAGCTCCTACGCGTGCCCGGGATAGGGCCGCGACGTGCCCGGAGGATAATAGCAGCTCGTGCACGTGGGGAACTGAGCTTACACGTTCTTCGCCGGCTGCTCGGCTCAGGGTGGAGGATTGCTCAGCGTTACCTCGACCTAAGCAGCCTAGGCACGGGTACCCTCGACAGCTATACATAA
- a CDS encoding pyridoxal-phosphate-dependent aminotransferase family protein gives MRGELLFTPGPVMMHKRALEAMIGQVVSHRSEEFRQLLDDVRELLAKVYQGGEPLVLTGSGTLAVESMTWSIVEPGEQVLVVSHGEFGERLANALAQRGARVDILEAERPGVHVPAEKVVEKLEEKEYSAVATVYTETSLGLSYRDVEYIAKKAKSCGALVLVDAVSALAGEPVPPPGVVDAVASAAQKAIAGPPGVSFVAVSEDALEKMKRVTKKPPSYLDLWKVYKFHSERRETPYTPAVNLLYGLREALRLIVEKGLDVWINMHQERAELLYSKLPGLGFKPVVEPEYRANTVAAFYTPIPSGRLAAELAKRGIRVARGMGSLKDQVVRIATMGWLPEDAYERLFKALSEILA, from the coding sequence ATGCGCGGAGAATTGTTATTCACACCAGGCCCGGTGATGATGCATAAACGTGCACTAGAGGCTATGATAGGGCAGGTTGTCAGCCATCGTTCCGAGGAATTCCGCCAACTCCTAGATGATGTCAGGGAACTTCTCGCAAAGGTCTATCAAGGCGGTGAGCCACTTGTACTAACGGGTAGCGGTACACTCGCTGTAGAGTCGATGACATGGAGTATTGTTGAGCCAGGTGAACAGGTACTAGTTGTCAGTCACGGCGAGTTTGGTGAAAGACTAGCGAACGCACTTGCACAGAGGGGTGCAAGGGTTGACATCCTCGAAGCAGAGAGGCCAGGAGTGCATGTCCCCGCGGAAAAGGTCGTAGAGAAGCTTGAGGAAAAGGAGTACAGTGCCGTTGCAACGGTGTATACAGAGACAAGCCTCGGTCTAAGCTACCGAGACGTCGAGTACATAGCTAAGAAGGCTAAGAGCTGTGGAGCTCTCGTGCTAGTAGACGCGGTCTCAGCGCTTGCGGGAGAGCCCGTGCCGCCGCCCGGTGTTGTTGATGCAGTCGCATCAGCTGCTCAGAAGGCTATAGCAGGTCCTCCTGGCGTATCCTTCGTCGCAGTCTCCGAGGACGCGCTAGAAAAGATGAAGCGTGTAACTAAGAAGCCGCCGAGTTATCTCGACCTCTGGAAGGTCTACAAGTTCCACAGTGAGAGAAGAGAAACCCCCTATACCCCGGCGGTGAACCTGCTATATGGGCTACGTGAGGCGCTTAGACTCATTGTCGAAAAGGGGTTAGATGTCTGGATAAACATGCACCAAGAAAGAGCAGAGTTACTATATAGCAAGCTTCCCGGACTCGGGTTCAAACCAGTAGTAGAGCCAGAGTATAGGGCCAACACAGTGGCAGCATTCTACACACCGATCCCAAGCGGTAGGCTAGCGGCGGAGCTAGCCAAGCGGGGCATAAGGGTCGCTAGAGGCATGGGCAGTCTCAAGGATCAAGTGGTAAGAATAGCTACTATGGGCTGGCTCCCCGAGGATGCCTACGAGAGGCTTTTCAAAGCTCTATCTGAGATACTGGCCTAG
- a CDS encoding ABC transporter ATP-binding protein — MTGFVIKVEDLKVWFPVRRGFIEAIMRRPQLYVHAVDGVSFEIREGETYCLVGESGCGKTTTGRALLRLIDPENIAGGRVLFRPSPKTLEEVARLAPQAVNRELGVVDLYKVPNKAMKPLRRELQIVFQDPFGSLNPRMKIADILEEPLLVHGIGSTREERLEMVAKALEIVKLTPPEEFMDRYPHQLSGGQRQRVSIAKALMLNPRFLVADEPVSMLDVSIRAEVLEILQMLKEKYRLAQLFITHDLALARYVCDRIAVMYLGRIIEEGSADQVIDNPLHPYTKALVAAIPEPDPTNRLKMRLLPIKGEITSAIHLPKGCRFRPRCVAYDENEAVRPRCDSTEPQMVEVEPGHRVACWLYS, encoded by the coding sequence GTGACCGGGTTCGTCATAAAAGTAGAGGATCTAAAGGTATGGTTTCCCGTACGTCGTGGCTTTATAGAGGCTATTATGAGACGGCCACAGCTATATGTGCACGCTGTAGATGGTGTAAGCTTCGAGATACGTGAAGGCGAGACATACTGTCTCGTTGGCGAGAGCGGTTGTGGCAAGACCACTACTGGTAGGGCTCTATTACGCTTAATAGATCCCGAGAATATCGCGGGGGGACGTGTACTATTCCGCCCAAGCCCTAAGACCTTAGAAGAAGTTGCACGTCTTGCACCACAAGCAGTAAATCGAGAGCTAGGTGTAGTAGATCTATATAAAGTTCCTAATAAAGCTATGAAGCCTCTACGACGTGAACTACAGATAGTATTCCAAGACCCCTTCGGTAGCTTGAACCCCCGTATGAAGATAGCTGATATACTTGAGGAGCCTTTGCTGGTTCATGGCATAGGCTCTACGAGAGAAGAACGATTAGAGATGGTTGCAAAGGCGCTCGAGATAGTAAAGCTCACGCCACCTGAGGAGTTCATGGATCGTTATCCGCACCAGCTCAGCGGTGGTCAGAGACAGCGTGTCTCGATAGCCAAAGCTTTGATGCTGAACCCTCGCTTCCTGGTAGCTGATGAGCCCGTATCAATGCTAGATGTGTCTATACGTGCAGAAGTCCTGGAAATATTGCAGATGTTGAAAGAGAAGTACAGGCTGGCCCAGCTATTCATAACACACGACTTGGCTCTAGCCCGCTACGTCTGTGATAGGATAGCAGTGATGTATCTTGGCAGAATAATAGAGGAGGGTTCAGCAGACCAAGTGATAGACAATCCATTGCACCCCTACACAAAGGCTCTAGTAGCAGCTATACCTGAACCGGATCCCACTAACAGGCTTAAGATGCGGCTCTTGCCAATTAAAGGCGAAATCACAAGCGCTATACACCTACCCAAGGGTTGTAGATTCAGGCCACGCTGTGTGGCTTACGACGAGAACGAAGCCGTAAGACCACGCTGTGATAGCACGGAACCTCAAATGGTTGAGGTTGAACCCGGTCATAGAGTCGCATGCTGGCTATACAGTTAG
- a CDS encoding DUF190 domain-containing protein, protein MGVQQWLRLRIYIGESDRYHGKPLYMYLLELFRQRGIKGATVIRGIAGYGSHSMIHTASVLRLSEDLPIVVEVVDEEDAIKSILDEVRKAVKEGLITLEPVTVLYYGNGGSG, encoded by the coding sequence ATGGGCGTGCAGCAATGGCTACGCCTTAGAATATACATTGGTGAATCGGATCGGTATCATGGGAAACCACTCTACATGTACCTCTTGGAATTATTTCGCCAGCGCGGGATAAAGGGAGCTACTGTAATACGTGGTATAGCAGGCTATGGCAGCCATAGCATGATACATACGGCTAGTGTGTTAAGGCTCTCTGAAGACCTGCCTATCGTGGTAGAGGTAGTGGATGAGGAAGATGCCATAAAGTCGATACTGGATGAAGTAAGGAAGGCTGTGAAGGAGGGCCTCATAACGCTAGAACCTGTAACAGTGCTATACTATGGTAATGGAGGCTCTGGCTAG
- a CDS encoding ABC transporter permease, whose translation MVDSKATKKVKNAGQPSLSERLRGAREIFGEVWKQAMGKAGFILITFIVVMSIYAIVTMPPNFVNIWSFNIKYWEDNPAVVPPAWVSLFGEPVAPHMAKEFKEPVESSVYLRPVEYYGVKLMGYVQRYQLNYVLNDPAFPKDVLVRFVEVKAGNVTGRAGPVEPSVTVYVLVHRPDGHVILVNKPEPLKLSDLAARGVERLDAAVVGQQLSKLFNIPLEVAQSRALLLLFGEPQGNETVNPLTGTYTVEVIITYLARGVNPAVIQNAVENGELGVRDLKIIVKGSAYGRMGTDSYGRDLYLGLLYGFPVALLIGFFAAVSSVVIGLVAGIVSGYYGGIIDDIIQRTVDVLGNIPLLPVLVLLGVTLQELDVSPWTRLFVIIGFLVIFGWGGMAIIVRSMTLSIKSEPYIDAAKAIGASDRRIIFKHILPQIVPYAMANLVFSVPGAILVEAGLSVLGIRHGLPTWGSILADARDYIGAGGSYGVWWWILPPGILIGITSLAFVFLGLALETVVEPRLKRR comes from the coding sequence ATGGTGGATTCGAAGGCGACTAAGAAAGTGAAAAATGCTGGTCAACCCAGTCTATCGGAGAGACTCCGTGGTGCTCGCGAAATCTTTGGAGAAGTTTGGAAACAAGCTATGGGTAAGGCAGGTTTCATACTAATAACGTTTATAGTGGTTATGTCAATATACGCTATTGTTACAATGCCTCCCAACTTTGTAAACATTTGGAGCTTTAACATTAAGTACTGGGAGGACAATCCTGCTGTAGTGCCTCCAGCCTGGGTTTCGTTATTTGGTGAGCCAGTAGCGCCGCACATGGCAAAGGAGTTCAAGGAACCAGTAGAATCAAGTGTATACCTACGCCCCGTAGAATACTACGGAGTAAAACTTATGGGTTATGTGCAGCGCTACCAATTGAATTACGTACTAAATGATCCAGCATTCCCTAAGGATGTATTGGTGCGCTTCGTAGAGGTCAAGGCTGGTAATGTAACCGGCAGAGCAGGGCCGGTGGAGCCTAGCGTAACAGTCTATGTGCTGGTTCATCGACCAGATGGTCACGTGATTCTTGTAAACAAGCCTGAGCCGCTGAAGCTTAGTGATCTAGCTGCCCGTGGTGTAGAAAGGCTTGATGCAGCGGTGGTTGGGCAACAACTATCTAAGCTATTCAATATACCCCTTGAAGTTGCACAGAGTCGTGCGTTGCTTCTGCTCTTTGGTGAACCTCAAGGTAATGAGACTGTAAATCCGCTAACGGGTACATATACAGTAGAGGTCATAATAACTTACCTAGCGAGAGGAGTCAATCCTGCTGTAATACAGAATGCTGTTGAGAATGGAGAGTTAGGCGTCAGAGACTTGAAGATAATAGTTAAGGGATCTGCTTACGGTCGTATGGGTACTGATAGTTATGGCCGTGATCTATATCTCGGACTGTTGTATGGCTTCCCAGTAGCATTGCTGATAGGCTTCTTCGCGGCAGTTTCTAGTGTCGTAATAGGTCTAGTAGCGGGTATAGTAAGTGGATACTACGGTGGCATAATAGACGATATAATACAGAGAACAGTGGACGTTCTAGGTAATATACCGTTGCTACCAGTTCTGGTGCTCCTTGGTGTGACGCTGCAGGAACTAGATGTAAGTCCATGGACGCGGCTCTTCGTGATTATAGGGTTCCTAGTCATATTCGGCTGGGGAGGTATGGCGATAATAGTTAGATCTATGACGTTGAGCATTAAATCTGAGCCGTATATAGACGCTGCAAAGGCCATAGGAGCCTCTGACAGAAGGATAATATTCAAGCATATACTGCCACAGATAGTGCCCTATGCAATGGCTAATCTAGTATTCTCGGTGCCAGGTGCCATACTAGTAGAAGCTGGTCTAAGCGTTCTAGGCATACGGCATGGCCTACCTACATGGGGTAGTATCCTAGCTGATGCACGAGACTACATTGGTGCCGGTGGCAGCTATGGTGTATGGTGGTGGATATTGCCGCCGGGCATACTCATAGGTATAACATCGCTGGCTTTCGTGTTCCTTGGTCTAGCGCTTGAGACGGTGGTAGAGCCTAGACTCAAGAGGAGGTGA
- a CDS encoding phosphatase PAP2 family protein, with protein sequence MDRGVAGATCAYRQRSSKVLRLLLDMMPFLAAYAGYELARGVALALRGVIVYEPLLRLETTLFGKPLALLLSMHRSILLDVITGIIYAFHPLYFLAFAAYTAVKNRHLFRCLTTSFVLASIAAIPVYALWPTAPPWIAIPGVSRPPNLLVELAELVLGSRIDPNPFAAMPSMHVCIAVIFAYYHWRLRGKKLIGILWVGLMALSTLYTANHYLADVLAGVLLGLVASIAGWRLAGSRLGGSCYGEYEPERRAVKQVKV encoded by the coding sequence ATGGACCGAGGCGTTGCTGGGGCTACATGCGCCTATAGGCAGCGTAGCAGCAAGGTTCTACGCTTACTCCTAGACATGATGCCCTTCTTGGCAGCCTACGCTGGTTACGAGCTAGCCCGCGGTGTAGCCCTAGCCCTGCGGGGCGTGATAGTCTATGAGCCTCTGCTAAGGCTGGAGACGACGCTCTTCGGGAAGCCCCTGGCACTGCTATTATCTATGCACCGGAGTATACTGTTAGACGTAATAACTGGCATCATCTATGCGTTTCATCCACTATACTTCCTGGCTTTCGCGGCCTACACTGCGGTGAAAAATAGGCATCTCTTCCGCTGTCTCACCACCTCTTTCGTGTTAGCTAGTATAGCTGCTATACCGGTCTACGCGTTGTGGCCTACTGCGCCGCCCTGGATAGCGATACCTGGCGTCTCGAGGCCCCCGAACCTCCTGGTAGAGCTGGCAGAGCTGGTTCTCGGGAGCCGTATAGACCCTAACCCCTTTGCGGCTATGCCCAGTATGCACGTCTGTATAGCAGTCATATTTGCCTACTACCACTGGCGGCTACGTGGCAAGAAGCTTATAGGCATCCTATGGGTCGGGTTGATGGCGCTCTCTACGCTCTACACGGCTAACCACTACCTAGCCGATGTGCTGGCAGGCGTGCTCTTAGGACTTGTAGCGAGTATTGCTGGCTGGAGGCTAGCCGGAAGCAGGCTCGGGGGGAGTTGCTATGGGGAGTATGAGCCGGAGAGAAGAGCCGTCAAGCAAGTCAAGGTCTAG
- a CDS encoding ABC transporter permease, with product MTSARVASVLVKRGIFLAFSLVVIMLLTAIILGATGYDEKILRAMVISELQAYRQELQRQNIPQEDLQKLVEQRRAELEEIYGLNKPWYERVLPMAFRALVLDLGYVKSKEVANIVGEQPPLTVRDAILITLPRTVIMLTVAEIICALIAIRIAPLIAYKRGSLLDKVAITYAAFMNALPLWWLALIAIFVFGYHLRIAPTDYRAVVAYINNFWDDPVGSLKGILYYSWLPITVVVIGLLGSWLYGVRAIALRVVGEDYVAVARAKGIPEKLVVKRYILRVIAGPVATIIILGLAGSISGFIITESIFEWPGMGSLYYAAIMSADAPTIIGLVYITTLVYIVARFILEVLYVMLDPRVRL from the coding sequence TTGACGTCGGCGCGTGTAGCATCGGTGCTAGTAAAACGTGGAATATTTCTGGCATTCTCTCTTGTCGTAATTATGCTCCTTACTGCCATCATCCTTGGTGCGACGGGGTATGACGAGAAAATACTCCGTGCAATGGTGATAAGCGAGCTACAAGCGTACCGTCAAGAGCTTCAACGCCAGAACATACCTCAGGAAGACCTCCAGAAGCTCGTGGAGCAACGCCGTGCAGAACTCGAAGAGATATATGGATTGAATAAGCCTTGGTATGAACGAGTCCTACCTATGGCTTTTCGTGCACTTGTATTGGATCTAGGCTACGTCAAGAGTAAAGAAGTGGCAAACATTGTTGGCGAACAGCCACCTCTAACTGTGAGAGATGCAATATTAATCACACTGCCACGAACGGTCATAATGCTAACGGTGGCTGAGATAATCTGTGCGCTAATAGCCATTCGTATAGCACCGCTAATAGCTTATAAGCGTGGGAGTCTTCTCGACAAGGTTGCAATAACTTATGCCGCTTTCATGAACGCGTTACCGCTCTGGTGGCTAGCGCTTATAGCAATATTCGTGTTTGGTTATCATCTCCGCATAGCGCCGACCGACTACCGTGCAGTAGTAGCTTACATTAACAACTTCTGGGACGACCCTGTAGGCTCACTAAAGGGAATCCTATACTATTCCTGGCTACCCATAACGGTGGTTGTTATAGGCTTGCTCGGTAGCTGGCTTTACGGTGTACGTGCTATAGCTCTTCGCGTTGTTGGTGAAGACTACGTAGCTGTTGCTAGGGCTAAGGGTATTCCAGAGAAACTAGTAGTAAAGCGCTACATTCTACGCGTCATAGCAGGTCCTGTCGCCACCATAATAATCCTAGGCCTTGCAGGCTCTATAAGCGGTTTCATAATAACAGAGTCAATCTTTGAATGGCCCGGTATGGGTTCACTTTACTATGCTGCTATAATGAGTGCTGATGCGCCGACGATAATTGGACTAGTATATATAACGACTCTAGTTTACATAGTTGCAAGGTTCATATTGGAAGTGTTGTATGTGATGCTCGACCCAAGAGTGCGGCTATAG